One genomic segment of Gottschalkia acidurici 9a includes these proteins:
- the hemC gene encoding hydroxymethylbilane synthase, translated as MIFRIATRRSALAQAQADTVISMLKEKLNIDCEKVLIETLGDKRLDVTIDKIGGKGVFVKDIQNAMVEGNADGAVHSMKDVPFAMPDGFKIVAIPEREDVRDAFVSLTGVSFFDLPKGAKVGTSSLRRRSQIRILRPDIEVVPIRGNIQTRVDKINTEKLDGILLAAAGLKRLNMENFIVDYFNPEEFVPAVGQGALGFETLTNSNHKELFKKIDCEKSRICIESERSFMKSLNGDCHTPIGAYAELDGDFINMIGMFELDGKLIKKDIRGNVEEHIKLGEELAKKILNT; from the coding sequence TTGATCTTTAGAATAGCTACGAGAAGAAGTGCATTGGCTCAAGCACAAGCAGATACAGTAATAAGCATGCTTAAAGAAAAACTTAATATAGATTGTGAAAAAGTTCTTATAGAAACGCTGGGAGATAAAAGGCTAGATGTAACTATAGATAAAATAGGTGGAAAGGGAGTATTCGTAAAAGATATTCAGAATGCTATGGTAGAAGGAAATGCTGATGGAGCAGTTCATAGTATGAAAGATGTTCCTTTTGCAATGCCGGATGGATTTAAAATAGTAGCTATACCAGAAAGAGAAGACGTAAGGGATGCATTTGTATCCTTAACAGGAGTAAGCTTTTTTGATTTACCTAAAGGCGCTAAAGTTGGGACAAGCAGTTTAAGAAGAAGGAGTCAAATAAGAATATTGAGGCCAGATATAGAAGTAGTCCCAATTAGAGGAAATATTCAAACTAGGGTAGATAAAATAAATACAGAAAAACTAGATGGAATACTGTTAGCAGCTGCAGGACTTAAAAGATTAAATATGGAGAACTTCATAGTGGACTACTTTAATCCAGAAGAATTTGTTCCAGCAGTAGGGCAAGGAGCTTTAGGTTTTGAAACACTAACAAATAGTAATCATAAAGAACTATTCAAAAAGATAGATTGTGAGAAATCTAGGATATGTATAGAATCTGAACGAAGTTTTATGAAGTCACTTAATGGAGATTGTCATACTCCTATAGGGGCTTATGCAGAGCTAGATGGTGATTTTATAAATATGATAGGAATGTTTGAACTAGATGGAAAGCTTATAAAAAAAGATATAAGAGGGAATGTAGAGGAGCATATAAAATTAGGAGAAGAGCTAGCTAAGAAGATATTAAATACTTAA
- a CDS encoding NAD(P)-dependent oxidoreductase — MSKNNKEDILLDYALISLISSKIKVIIIGGGKGGYIKAKSFLQRGCSVYVLSKEFDEKFKNLRYSKNIIFINESYKKDYIKDKHIVIISTNNPELNNIIKQDCEENYKLYLMSSDFKEGLFVTPTQRDTRSISIAINTKVGSPKTSVFLAEKMIKDLSEYDDFVMYVGEVRKMVKEKANDKKLTLEIMEFLNTDDFYFFIN; from the coding sequence ATGTCTAAGAATAATAAAGAAGATATTTTACTAGATTATGCACTTATATCATTGATATCATCAAAAATAAAAGTAATTATAATTGGTGGTGGAAAAGGTGGATATATAAAGGCGAAGTCCTTTTTACAAAGAGGATGTAGTGTATATGTACTATCAAAAGAGTTTGATGAAAAATTTAAAAATCTTCGATATTCTAAAAATATAATATTTATAAATGAAAGTTACAAAAAAGATTATATTAAGGATAAACATATAGTCATAATATCGACTAATAATCCTGAATTAAATAATATTATAAAACAAGATTGTGAAGAAAATTATAAACTATATCTTATGTCTTCAGACTTTAAAGAAGGATTATTTGTAACTCCTACTCAAAGGGATACTAGAAGTATCTCTATAGCAATAAATACAAAAGTAGGGAGTCCAAAAACTTCTGTTTTTTTAGCTGAAAAGATGATTAAAGATTTAAGTGAATATGATGACTTTGTAATGTATGTAGGTGAAGTTAGAAAAATGGTCAAGGAAAAAGCGAATGATAAAAAGTTAACTTTAGAAATAATGGAATTTTTAAATACAGATGATTTTTATTTTTTTATAAATTGA
- the hemA gene encoding glutamyl-tRNA reductase, whose product MIQALGVRHNVELRIREKLSIITKRIEKSLEKLKKHCDEVVILSTCNRTEIYFKSKDYDDSIIEKIFDELNWDKDLLEYTFYLKEDKAIEHLMDVVCGFDSIIFGEEQILGQVKMAYEVGLENKSIKSEFIRLFETAIACGKEFRLKTELYRIPVSSSSIVVNEAKKRGIKKFMILGYGGVGSLVAKYITSIDFEKLYIVVRDEEDLNIDDTRVKVIKFKERELYYNDVDCIISCTSAPHVVIESKNLPDKELLIFDLAVPRDVSEDVYSLPNAEVYNIDNINIINDENHDRRKSVMIKNRDIIDEYIKDFRDWQTIREITPYIIKLKGKGEDIYKKRYEVFKNKKETKDVEQLVETMIKSTSNAYINKAIETLKEEYLDGRGEECLRIIKKIFY is encoded by the coding sequence TTGATACAAGCACTAGGAGTTCGTCATAATGTAGAGTTAAGAATTAGAGAAAAACTATCTATAATTACAAAGAGAATAGAGAAGTCTTTGGAGAAACTGAAAAAACATTGTGACGAGGTAGTCATACTAAGTACTTGCAACAGAACGGAAATTTATTTTAAATCTAAAGACTATGATGATAGTATTATAGAAAAGATATTTGATGAATTAAATTGGGATAAGGATCTATTAGAATATACTTTTTACTTAAAAGAAGATAAAGCTATAGAACATTTAATGGATGTAGTATGTGGTTTTGATTCAATAATATTTGGAGAAGAACAAATACTAGGGCAAGTTAAAATGGCTTATGAAGTTGGCTTGGAAAATAAGTCCATAAAAAGTGAATTTATAAGATTATTTGAAACAGCCATAGCTTGTGGAAAAGAATTTAGACTCAAAACAGAGCTTTATAGAATACCAGTATCTTCTTCTTCCATAGTAGTAAATGAGGCTAAAAAAAGAGGAATAAAAAAATTTATGATATTAGGATATGGTGGGGTAGGAAGTCTTGTTGCTAAATATATAACATCTATAGATTTTGAAAAACTTTATATAGTAGTTAGAGATGAGGAAGATTTAAACATAGATGATACAAGGGTGAAAGTAATAAAGTTTAAAGAGCGAGAACTATACTATAATGATGTAGACTGTATAATAAGTTGTACATCAGCGCCACACGTGGTTATAGAAAGTAAGAACCTACCAGATAAAGAGTTATTGATATTTGACCTTGCAGTTCCAAGAGATGTTTCCGAAGATGTATATAGTCTTCCAAATGCAGAAGTTTATAATATAGATAATATAAATATTATAAATGACGAAAACCACGATAGAAGAAAGTCAGTTATGATTAAAAATAGAGATATTATAGATGAATATATTAAAGATTTTAGGGACTGGCAAACTATAAGAGAAATAACACCTTATATAATAAAGCTGAAAGGCAAAGGTGAAGATATATATAAGAAAAGATACGAGGTTTTTAAAAATAAGAAAGAAACGAAAGATGTTGAACAACTAGTAGAAACTATGATTAAAAGCACCTCGAACGCTTATATAAATAAGGCCATAGAAACATTAAAAGAAGAATACTTAGATGGTAGGGGAGAAGAATGTCTAAGAATAATAAAGAAGATATTTTACTAG
- the cobK gene encoding precorrin-6A reductase yields the protein MIWIIGGTKETFYLVEKISKKVDYVVTVATYAGKEVLKDKNTIVSRLNYENMIEFISRHNIKKIVDMSHPYAEEVTLNAKRASKECNIEYIRYVREKAQRVKESKTIYLENIEACLNYLKERKGTVLFTTGIKNITDFERIKGNNRFIYRVLPSKFSIEECVNNNIDMKNIIAILGPFSEEFNLAMFKQYNPDYVVMKDSGNIGGTFDKLSACEKLGIKSIIIGRKDEEGIKDIDKLVEMII from the coding sequence TTGATTTGGATAATAGGAGGAACTAAAGAAACCTTCTATTTGGTAGAAAAGATATCTAAAAAAGTAGATTATGTAGTCACTGTTGCAACTTATGCGGGAAAAGAGGTTCTAAAGGATAAAAATACAATAGTTTCAAGATTAAACTATGAAAATATGATAGAATTTATATCAAGACATAATATAAAAAAGATAGTAGACATGTCTCATCCGTATGCTGAAGAAGTTACTCTAAACGCAAAAAGAGCTTCTAAAGAGTGTAATATAGAATATATAAGATATGTAAGAGAAAAAGCTCAGAGAGTAAAGGAATCAAAGACTATATATCTGGAGAATATAGAAGCATGTTTAAACTATCTGAAAGAAAGAAAAGGAACAGTTCTATTTACTACAGGTATAAAAAACATAACGGACTTTGAACGTATAAAAGGGAATAATAGATTTATATATAGAGTACTTCCTTCTAAATTTAGTATAGAAGAATGTGTAAATAATAATATAGATATGAAAAATATAATAGCTATTTTAGGTCCTTTTTCGGAAGAATTTAATTTGGCTATGTTTAAACAGTACAATCCAGACTATGTTGTTATGAAAGATAGTGGAAATATAGGTGGAACTTTTGATAAATTATCTGCCTGTGAAAAGCTAGGGATTAAATCTATCATAATAGGTAGGAAAGATGAAGAAGGAATAAAGGATATAGATAAGTTAGTGGAGATGATAATTTGA
- the cobJ gene encoding precorrin-3B C(17)-methyltransferase — protein MIKLAKLYVIGIGPGGRDDMTLRSLETIKKCDVVVGYTFYIDLISDLVIGKEVIKTGMKGEIERCNMAIDKVKEGFNTCIISTGDAGLYGMAGPILELSEGIEVEVVPGVTSAFSGASVLGAPIMHDFCTISLSDLLTPWEVIENRIDLASKADFVISIYNPRSKGRKEHIEKAVEIMLKYKSKDTPVGIVKHSGREGEDKIVTTLGNINYEFIDMMTIVIVGNRESYIKDGKIVTPRGYKI, from the coding sequence GTGATAAAATTGGCTAAACTATATGTTATAGGAATAGGACCTGGTGGTAGGGACGACATGACATTGAGGTCACTAGAGACTATAAAAAAGTGTGATGTAGTAGTAGGTTATACCTTCTACATAGATCTTATAAGTGATTTAGTAATAGGCAAAGAAGTTATTAAGACAGGAATGAAGGGCGAAATAGAAAGATGCAATATGGCAATAGATAAAGTAAAAGAAGGATTTAATACCTGTATAATTAGCACAGGAGATGCAGGACTTTATGGCATGGCAGGCCCAATACTTGAGTTATCAGAAGGTATAGAAGTTGAAGTAGTACCCGGCGTTACGTCAGCATTTAGTGGAGCATCGGTACTAGGAGCACCTATTATGCATGACTTTTGTACTATAAGTCTATCAGATCTTTTAACTCCATGGGAAGTTATTGAGAATAGGATAGATTTAGCTTCAAAAGCTGACTTCGTAATATCTATATATAATCCTAGAAGTAAGGGAAGAAAAGAGCATATAGAAAAAGCCGTAGAAATAATGTTGAAATATAAAAGTAAAGATACACCTGTAGGAATAGTAAAGCATTCTGGAAGGGAAGGAGAAGATAAGATAGTAACTACACTAGGAAATATAAACTATGAATTTATAGATATGATGACCATAGTTATAGTTGGAAATAGAGAAAGCTATATTAAAGATGGAAAAATAGTTACTCCTAGGGGGTATAAAATTTGA
- the cbiG gene encoding cobalt-precorrin 5A hydrolase — protein sequence MRIACISFTSSGKEISKRIKYGLTCRVQDKEAMLSKTEKNFHYRNEYVVTEIDKNTFSDKLSNHMEDIFRNHDGLIFISSTGIALRLIAPYIESKVKDPAVIVVDDMGKYSISLLSGHIRGANDLTLQISSILENQPIITTASDGRGIDAVDTFAKRYNLEIESMEDAKKLTSLMVEGENIKLISELVDVELRYDNVIKINKHSISSTLSDVKGIIVISSLDNIKDYIKSEDKHKPICLLRPKNINIGIGCRRGKSKREILGAIMELFKENNLCLKSINKIGTIDVKKDEEGIIETSKELNCSMEVFTKKDIEKVQNKFNRSKFVESKVGVTSVCEPCAYLLGSEMIISKKIFNGITIAVSRSDKIG from the coding sequence ATGAGAATAGCATGTATTTCTTTCACATCTAGTGGTAAAGAAATATCGAAAAGAATTAAATATGGATTGACTTGTAGAGTACAGGATAAAGAAGCCATGTTATCAAAAACTGAAAAAAATTTTCATTATAGAAATGAATATGTAGTTACAGAAATAGATAAGAATACTTTCTCAGATAAGCTAAGTAATCATATGGAAGATATTTTTAGGAATCATGATGGATTAATTTTTATATCATCAACAGGTATAGCTTTAAGACTTATAGCACCATATATAGAGAGTAAAGTTAAAGATCCTGCTGTTATAGTAGTAGATGATATGGGGAAATACTCAATTAGCTTACTTTCTGGGCATATTAGAGGAGCTAATGATCTTACTTTACAGATATCAAGCATACTTGAAAATCAACCTATAATAACTACAGCGTCAGATGGAAGAGGTATAGATGCTGTAGATACATTTGCTAAAAGATATAATTTAGAAATAGAAAGTATGGAAGATGCTAAAAAGCTAACCTCACTTATGGTTGAGGGAGAAAATATAAAGTTAATATCAGAACTAGTAGATGTAGAATTGAGATATGATAATGTTATCAAAATAAATAAACATAGCATTAGTTCAACTTTGAGTGATGTTAAAGGAATTATAGTAATTTCTTCACTTGATAATATAAAAGATTATATAAAGTCAGAAGACAAGCATAAACCAATATGCTTACTAAGACCTAAGAATATAAATATAGGCATAGGTTGTAGAAGAGGAAAAAGTAAAAGAGAAATACTTGGTGCAATAATGGAATTATTTAAAGAAAATAATTTATGTTTAAAAAGTATAAATAAAATAGGAACTATAGATGTAAAAAAAGATGAAGAAGGTATAATAGAGACTTCAAAAGAGCTTAATTGCTCTATGGAAGTATTTACTAAAAAAGATATAGAAAAGGTTCAAAATAAATTTAATCGAAGTAAATTTGTAGAATCTAAAGTAGGAGTTACATCAGTTTGTGAACCATGTGCATATTTACTAGGAAGTGAAATGATAATAAGTAAGAAGATATTTAACGGAATAACTATTGCAGTTTCGAGGAGTGATAAAATTGGCTAA
- the cobM gene encoding precorrin-4 C(11)-methyltransferase — translation MFYFVGAGPGDVGLITVKGRKLLEEADIVIYAGSLVSDKHLQFCKDKCEKYSSASMTLEEVMEVSIKGIKEGKKVVRLHTGDPTIYGAIREQMDYLDNYNIEYEVIPGVSSFTASCSRIKREFTLPDVSQTVIITRIEGRTPVPKDEDLESLARHNASMAIFLSAQSIDKVVEKLKNGYGSDSVPVAVVYKATWEDEKIVLGTLKDIAEKIQKEGIKNFAQILVGRFIEGDYERSLLYNPDFTHGFREGNK, via the coding sequence ATGTTTTATTTCGTAGGGGCTGGACCTGGAGATGTAGGTTTAATAACTGTAAAGGGACGAAAATTACTAGAAGAAGCAGACATAGTTATATATGCAGGATCATTAGTGTCAGATAAACATTTACAATTTTGTAAAGATAAATGTGAAAAATACAGTAGTGCATCCATGACTTTAGAAGAAGTTATGGAAGTTAGTATAAAAGGTATAAAAGAAGGTAAAAAGGTAGTAAGACTTCATACTGGAGACCCAACTATATACGGAGCAATAAGAGAGCAAATGGACTACTTAGATAACTATAATATAGAATACGAAGTAATACCTGGAGTTAGCTCATTTACAGCAAGTTGTAGCAGAATAAAAAGAGAATTTACACTACCAGATGTAAGTCAAACAGTTATAATAACTAGAATAGAAGGAAGAACGCCCGTACCAAAAGATGAAGACTTAGAAAGTCTTGCTAGACATAATGCATCTATGGCAATTTTTTTATCAGCTCAAAGCATAGACAAAGTAGTAGAAAAACTTAAAAATGGATATGGCAGTGACAGTGTTCCAGTAGCAGTAGTATATAAAGCTACATGGGAAGATGAAAAGATAGTTTTAGGTACACTGAAAGATATAGCTGAAAAAATTCAAAAAGAAGGAATAAAAAACTTTGCACAAATACTAGTAGGAAGATTTATAGAAGGAGACTATGAGAGATCACTTCTTTACAATCCTGACTTTACACATGGTTTTAGAGAGGGAAATAAATGA
- the cobI gene encoding precorrin-2 C(20)-methyltransferase, translated as MKKLYGVGVGPGDSELITIKGLNAIKESDYIFIPKSKGESTAGIIAKEYTEGKNIIELEFPMGEDNSDRYKNAAKIINDTLKEGQTSSFLTLGDPMTYSTYIYLMLELKEYNINIETIPGITSFGASTSALNLPLTLKGESFYLCDGKIDYEVLKKVDSICILKVNRNKEDIISKLERENFKYVYIKRCTRADETILYDKEEILKDNDYMSLIFGRRN; from the coding sequence GTGAAAAAATTATATGGAGTAGGAGTTGGACCAGGGGATAGTGAGCTTATAACTATAAAAGGATTAAATGCTATAAAAGAAAGTGACTATATATTTATACCTAAGAGTAAGGGAGAAAGTACAGCAGGAATAATAGCAAAAGAGTATACAGAAGGTAAGAATATAATAGAGCTAGAATTTCCTATGGGAGAAGATAATAGTGATAGATATAAAAATGCTGCGAAGATAATAAATGACACTCTAAAGGAAGGACAAACTTCATCGTTTTTAACATTAGGAGATCCTATGACTTACAGCACATATATATACTTAATGTTAGAGCTGAAAGAATACAATATAAACATAGAAACAATACCTGGGATAACTTCTTTCGGAGCTAGTACAAGTGCTCTTAATTTGCCGTTAACATTAAAAGGAGAAAGCTTCTATCTTTGTGACGGAAAAATAGATTATGAAGTACTAAAAAAGGTAGATAGTATATGTATTCTAAAAGTAAACAGGAATAAAGAAGATATAATATCTAAGTTGGAAAGAGAAAACTTTAAATATGTATATATAAAAAGATGCACTAGAGCGGATGAAACTATACTGTATGATAAAGAAGAAATATTAAAAGACAATGACTATATGTCACTTATATTCGGAAGGAGGAATTAA
- the cbiT gene encoding precorrin-6Y C5,15-methyltransferase (decarboxylating) subunit CbiT: MKILRWIKDEEFIRGNIPMTKFEARIITIGMLEIEKGDVFLDIGGGTGSISIEASLQGAKTYVIEKEDEGIDLIRKNSERFNIEDIEIIKNIAPLGIDNIHYFNKCFIGGSSKRLEEIVRTITDKIAPDGILVANFITLNNLTKFQSLLKQNGYRNIETRLIQASIVDEKTGLLKAQNPIFIVRGIKG, translated from the coding sequence GTGAAAATATTGAGATGGATTAAAGATGAGGAATTTATTAGAGGAAACATTCCTATGACTAAATTTGAAGCAAGAATAATTACTATAGGAATGTTAGAAATAGAAAAAGGAGACGTGTTTTTAGATATAGGTGGTGGAACTGGATCTATATCTATAGAAGCATCACTACAGGGGGCAAAGACCTATGTTATAGAAAAAGAGGATGAAGGTATAGATCTAATTAGAAAGAATTCTGAAAGGTTCAATATAGAAGATATAGAAATAATTAAGAATATAGCTCCTTTAGGAATAGATAATATACATTATTTTAATAAATGTTTTATAGGTGGAAGTAGTAAAAGGTTAGAAGAAATAGTTAGAACAATTACAGATAAAATTGCTCCAGATGGAATATTGGTGGCAAACTTTATAACATTAAATAACTTAACAAAGTTTCAAAGTTTATTAAAACAAAACGGATATCGAAATATAGAAACTAGACTAATTCAGGCATCTATAGTTGATGAAAAAACAGGATTGTTAAAAGCACAAAATCCAATATTTATAGTTAGGGGGATTAAAGGGTGA
- a CDS encoding GNAT family N-acetyltransferase, which produces MLFRSKKLYVDLVDNKDLYRITEVYNSSKKFLISHTNYDSVRNEWIYEEIESMKKIGFHCCKIVEISSQKLIGIMDFKIDKETYLSLLIIHNDYKNKGFGKEIFHALEIYAKSLRSDSIRIDVVTNYDNYVLDFWTKIGFIKIKDIELKWAGKTLCGDMMKKIL; this is translated from the coding sequence ATGCTTTTTAGGTCAAAAAAATTATATGTAGACTTAGTAGATAATAAAGATTTATACAGGATTACTGAGGTTTATAACTCTAGCAAGAAATTTTTAATAAGTCATACGAATTATGATAGTGTAAGAAATGAGTGGATATATGAAGAAATTGAATCTATGAAAAAAATAGGATTTCACTGTTGTAAAATAGTTGAGATAAGTTCACAAAAATTGATTGGTATTATGGATTTTAAAATTGATAAGGAAACATACTTATCATTATTAATTATACATAATGATTATAAAAATAAAGGTTTTGGAAAGGAGATTTTTCATGCATTAGAAATATACGCTAAATCATTACGAAGTGACTCAATTAGGATAGATGTGGTTACTAACTACGATAACTATGTACTTGATTTCTGGACTAAAATTGGATTTATAAAAATCAAAGATATAGAATTAAAGTGGGCAGGGAAAACTTTATGTGGTGATATGATGAAGAAAATCCTATAA
- a CDS encoding tyrosine-type recombinase/integrase has protein sequence MFRVKKEKKLPDILSQEEVTRILNVVENHKHKVLLSLVYSAGLRVSELVRLKIEDIDSIRMLIHVRDAKGKKDRYTLLSEKALIVLRDYYRRYTPKEWLFKGGDKKHHLTERSAQRVFEKDYYKVAIKKNVSYS, from the coding sequence ATGTTTAGAGTAAAGAAAGAAAAGAAGTTACCTGATATATTAAGTCAAGAAGAAGTAACAAGAATATTAAATGTAGTAGAGAATCATAAACATAAAGTCTTATTAAGTTTAGTATATTCAGCAGGATTAAGAGTAAGCGAACTAGTTAGATTAAAGATAGAAGATATTGATTCAATTAGAATGCTAATCCATGTTAGAGATGCTAAAGGTAAAAAGGATAGATATACTTTACTATCAGAAAAAGCATTGATTGTATTAAGAGATTACTACAGAAGATATACACCAAAAGAATGGTTGTTTAAAGGAGGAGATAAGAAACATCATCTAACAGAAAGATCAGCACAAAGAGTGTTTGAGAAGGATTATTATAAAGTAGCAATTAAAAAGAATGTTAGTTATTCATAG
- the xerA gene encoding site-specific tyrosine recombinase/integron integrase has protein sequence MNHQEVYVELEKVLKLKGYSPNTIESYVNHIRRFIEYYEMELKLVTSEEVNEYIIYLLEEKKRSASYVNTSISAIKFMVNNVLSRSDISINMFRVKKEKKFPDILSQEEVTRILNVVENHKHKVLLSLVYSAGLRVSELVRLKIEDIDSIRMLIHVRDAKGKKDRYTLLSEKALIVLRDYYRRYTPKEWLFEGLDKHQHLTERSAQRVFEKACDKVGIKKNVSIHSLRHSFATHLLESGTDIRYIQKLLGHSSTETTMTYTHVSKKYISNIQSPLDRL, from the coding sequence ATGAATCATCAAGAAGTATATGTAGAATTAGAAAAAGTATTAAAGCTAAAAGGATATAGTCCAAATACAATAGAATCATATGTAAATCATATTAGGAGATTCATAGAATATTATGAAATGGAATTAAAGCTTGTTACAAGTGAAGAAGTAAATGAATATATAATATATCTCCTAGAAGAAAAGAAACGTTCAGCATCCTATGTTAATACATCCATAAGTGCAATAAAGTTTATGGTGAATAATGTACTAAGTAGAAGTGATATTAGTATTAATATGTTTAGGGTAAAGAAAGAAAAGAAGTTCCCCGATATATTAAGCCAAGAAGAAGTAACAAGAATATTAAATGTAGTAGAGAATCATAAACATAAAGTCTTATTAAGTTTAGTATATTCAGCAGGATTAAGAGTAAGCGAACTAGTTAGATTAAAGATAGAAGATATTGATTCAATTAGAATGCTAATCCATGTTAGAGATGCTAAAGGTAAAAAGGATAGATATACATTACTATCAGAAAAAGCATTGATAGTATTGAGGGACTACTACAGAAGATATACACCAAAAGAATGGTTATTTGAAGGATTAGATAAACATCAACACCTGACAGAAAGGTCAGCTCAAAGAGTATTTGAGAAAGCTTGTGATAAAGTAGGAATTAAAAAGAATGTTAGCATTCATAGTCTAAGACATTCTTTCGCCACTCATTTATTAGAATCAGGAACAGATATCAGATACATTCAAAAGTTATTAGGTCATAGCAGTACAGAAACCACTATGACTTATACTCATGTTAGTAAGAAATATATTAGTAATATTCAAAGTCCTTTAGATAGGTTGTAG